Proteins encoded by one window of Lycium barbarum isolate Lr01 chromosome 11, ASM1917538v2, whole genome shotgun sequence:
- the LOC132619672 gene encoding uncharacterized protein LOC132619672 — translation MIQHPESSHIDPLRISLQEEHAHYCHVEAEPDGKPWYNDIKMYLEKREYHEGITNGQKKTIRRMSNGFFLNKEILYKRTLDLCLLRCVDADEASKLLEEVLAGTIISAEVEISSLRIIQEPELDNAEWVRAGYEKLALIDKKSTVAICHGQLCQQRMVRAFNKRVRTRLFQIRQMVLKRIFLHQDEYKEKFSPNWQGP, via the exons ATGATCCAGcatcctgaaagcagtcacatTGACCCGCTAAGGATAAGTCTCCAAGAAGAGCATGCCCACTATTGCCACGTGGAAGCTGAGCCAGATGGCAAACCATGGTACAACGACATTAAAATGTATCTAGAAAAACGAGAATATCACGAAGGCATtacaaatggacaaaagaagaccatcagaagAATGTCAAATGGCTTCTTCCTAAACAAGGAAATACTATATAAACGGACGCTGGATCTGTGTCTGCTTCGATGTGTAGATGCCGATGAAGCCTCCAAACTTCTAGAAGaggtacttgctgggacaa TCATATCTGCCGAAGTTGAGATATCCTCTTTGAGAATCATTCAAGAACCAGAATTGGACAATGCCGAATGGGTCCGAGCTGGATATGAGAAATTGGCTCTAATTGACAAGAAAAGTACAGTTGCCATATGTCATGGTCAACTGTGCCAACAAAGGATGGTAAGGGCCTTCAACAAGCGAGTCAGAACTAGACTTTTCCAAATTAGGCAAATGGTCCTCAAAAGAATTTTCCTacatcaagatgaatacaaagAGAAGTTTTCTCCCAACTGGCAAGGCCCTTAG